A stretch of DNA from Spirosoma endbachense:
GCTCGAAAAAGACAGGAATAGCCGCTTATACATTCTGATTAACCCACTGGCCATAATGACTACTTGTAAATGGCTTAGGGGGGATTTTATCGGTTAAAAACAAAAAAATCTGATTGATATACTAAAAATTACAATTGCCGATACGTCTTCACATAACCTGATGGCGTCTGTCCGGTAATGTCTTTAAATTGTCGGTTAAAGTTCGATAGCGTTCGAAAACCACTTTCAAAGCTGATCTGTGTTACACTCAATTTACCGTTGATAAGCAATTTACAGGCATGACCGATACGGACTTCGGAGACAAACTCCGAAAATGTTTTATTGGCACGCGCCTTGAAGTAGCGACAGAATGCCGGGGGGGTCATACCCGCCAGATCAGCAATCGTTTCCAGACTAAGGTCATCTGGGAAATGGCCAAGTACATAATCATGGACCAGTTGCATACGGTCGGTTTCGGTCGGTTTAACCGTATTTGTGTAGCCAGGACTGGTAAGGTATCGATAATCTGACGCGTGAGAAAGGTCGTTCAGAAGTGTCAGCAGGCTAATGACCCGATCGAAACCCATTGGCTGTTTTGTCATGTTTTTTAACGCAGCTTCGGCTCGGGCACGGGTCGGACCATTCCATTCAAGTCCCTGCCGGGCATGGTTCAGCAACTGACGCAACAACATCATTTCCTGCTTTCCGAAAAAATCATTGCCTAGAAAATCTTCAGAAAAATAAACAACTATACCTCGGGTGGTTAAACCCGACTGTTTGTTAAAGTAAGCCTGGTCACTACGCCAGAGGTGTGGCAAATTTGGCCCAAGAAATACCAGATCACCAGGACCAAATGGTTTTATCGAATCGCCAATAAATCGGGTGCCCGTTCCTTCTTCTACCAGAAAGAGCTGATAATGCGGATGGAAGTGCCAGTTCGGATCAAAATGAGGTTCGATCAATTCCTTTACAATGAATGAAGTCGCAACTGGCTCAAGGTCTTTGCGGAGGGGTTGTTTCATTCAATTATTCCTTTTTTAACGTAAATAATGGCTTGAGTTCCTGTTTTGTGTAAAAAAAGAGTCGGTATTCGCTAATAAAAGCCGCGATTCTCTATTCACTACTCTTTAAATTTGTTTAATTTTTTAGAGACTGAATATGAATAAGCTAGGAATGAATATGTTCGTCTGGACGATGTCGATGGACGAAGACCTTTCAGGCACGCTATTGTTCCTAAAAACGAGCGGCTTTGATTTCGTTGAAATACCGATCAATGATACCGAAACGGGCAAATGGAAGCGCATCGGTCAGCAACTGGCCGAATTGGGACTGGAGGTTCAGGCATGTACACTTTGCGGGCCTGAGTATAGTCTGATCAGTGGCGATGAATCCGTACGTCGGGCTGGTGTTGACTACCTTAAGAAGATTATTGACTGTGCTTCTCTGGCCGGTGCGACGATTCTGATGGGCCCATTCTATGCTGGTTTCAAAACCTTTACGGGCAAACCCGCTACCATTGACGAATGGAACTGGTCGGTAGAAGGTATACGCGAAGCCGCTGAGTATGCACAGGACAAGGGTGTTTTACTGGCTATTGAGTATTTGAATCGGTTCGAAACCTACCTGCTTACCTGTGCTGACGAACTCGTTCGCTACGTAGAAGCGGTTAATCATCCGAATTGCCAGGCTGCTTTTGATACCTTTCATGCTAATATGGAAGAAAAGAACATTGCCGATGCCTTACGGAAAGTAGCGCCCTATCTGGTTCATGTACAGATTTCGGAGAATGATCGCTCAACACCCGGTCAGGGTCATATTAACTTTGATGAGGTGTTTAATGTCCTGCGGGAAGTCGACTACAACGGCCCGATTGCCATTGAAGCCTTCGGACCAAATCCACCAGAGCTGGCAGCGGCCACCCATATTTTCCGTCCCATGTTTGAATCGCCCGAGCAATTGGCGGTAGATGGATTAACCTTTATAAAAACAAAGACTGAACAGGTAAATGAGCGAAAGAGCGAAGCATTCGCGTCTTAACTCATTTATCCGTTCGCTCAATTACTCGTTCTCTCTTTACAAATGATTAACATCGCCATTGTTGGCCTCGGATTTGGGGCCGAATTTATCCCGATTTACCAGCGGCATCCGCACGCAAACATGTACGCCATCTGCCAGCGTAATGTTGACAAGCTCAATGAGATTGGCAATGCCTATGGTATTGACAAACGATATAGCAATTACGATGACTTGCTAGC
This window harbors:
- a CDS encoding AraC family transcriptional regulator, coding for MKQPLRKDLEPVATSFIVKELIEPHFDPNWHFHPHYQLFLVEEGTGTRFIGDSIKPFGPGDLVFLGPNLPHLWRSDQAYFNKQSGLTTRGIVVYFSEDFLGNDFFGKQEMMLLRQLLNHARQGLEWNGPTRARAEAALKNMTKQPMGFDRVISLLTLLNDLSHASDYRYLTSPGYTNTVKPTETDRMQLVHDYVLGHFPDDLSLETIADLAGMTPPAFCRYFKARANKTFSEFVSEVRIGHACKLLINGKLSVTQISFESGFRTLSNFNRQFKDITGQTPSGYVKTYRQL
- a CDS encoding sugar phosphate isomerase/epimerase family protein, translated to MNKLGMNMFVWTMSMDEDLSGTLLFLKTSGFDFVEIPINDTETGKWKRIGQQLAELGLEVQACTLCGPEYSLISGDESVRRAGVDYLKKIIDCASLAGATILMGPFYAGFKTFTGKPATIDEWNWSVEGIREAAEYAQDKGVLLAIEYLNRFETYLLTCADELVRYVEAVNHPNCQAAFDTFHANMEEKNIADALRKVAPYLVHVQISENDRSTPGQGHINFDEVFNVLREVDYNGPIAIEAFGPNPPELAAATHIFRPMFESPEQLAVDGLTFIKTKTEQVNERKSEAFAS